A genome region from Thermodesulfobacteriota bacterium includes the following:
- a CDS encoding MBOAT family protein: protein MQDIIKWSKFIPVIVLPVLALASRPSFSSWELMWLMGFSIYAGCKWLTWCRALEKGMRPSLLMSLGYLLFWLGMDAQEFLDRKTKIGKPTRKLWCIAIIKTLLGAILLWGVPRLLPVEQPLLIGWVGALGLLLLLFFGIFHIFALIWQELGINARHIMNSPLLATSLSDFWGRRWNLAVHQLAQELVFQPLVRPTGVAWATFMAFLASGLAHELITSLPAGGGYGLPTSYFVLQSFGVFVERSKLGRGLGLGRGPLGWLFTFVFTACPFFLLFHPPFIINVIIPFMTKIHAI, encoded by the coding sequence ATGCAAGATATTATAAAGTGGTCTAAGTTCATACCAGTGATCGTCCTGCCCGTCCTTGCCCTAGCATCTCGCCCCAGTTTTTCCAGTTGGGAATTGATGTGGTTAATGGGGTTTTCTATATATGCGGGATGCAAGTGGCTTACCTGGTGTCGAGCCCTGGAAAAAGGAATGAGACCGAGTTTACTAATGTCTTTGGGGTATTTGCTCTTTTGGCTGGGTATGGATGCACAGGAGTTTCTGGACAGAAAAACCAAAATCGGAAAACCAACCAGAAAGTTATGGTGCATAGCTATTATCAAAACTCTTCTCGGGGCAATCTTGCTCTGGGGTGTTCCACGACTGCTTCCGGTTGAACAACCATTATTGATCGGCTGGGTCGGAGCTTTAGGGCTTCTCTTGCTACTCTTTTTTGGCATCTTTCATATCTTTGCCTTAATCTGGCAGGAGTTAGGAATAAACGCCCGCCATATCATGAACTCGCCTTTACTGGCAACCTCCCTCTCGGATTTTTGGGGCAGAAGATGGAATCTGGCGGTTCACCAGCTGGCACAGGAGTTAGTATTTCAGCCCTTAGTTCGCCCCACCGGAGTAGCCTGGGCTACCTTCATGGCGTTTCTGGCCTCGGGACTGGCCCATGAGCTCATTACATCGTTACCCGCAGGTGGAGGATATGGTCTCCCTACCTCTTATTTCGTATTGCAGAGCTTTGGCGTTTTTGTGGAGAGGTCTAAACTGGGCAGAGGATTAGGACTAGGGCGCGGCCCTTTAGGCTGGCTTTTCACTTTCGTTTTTACCGCCTGCCCTTTTTTCCTCCTATTCCATCCACCGTTCATAATTAACGTGATAATTCCCTTCATGACGAAAATCCATGCTATTTAG
- a CDS encoding SOS response-associated peptidase — MPGRYTQTHNLEIMKKRFGFDSNGITLVPRYNIGPDQVAPVVMIEGRKVLQMMRWGLVPRWAKKEPDKLQINARAETLAEKPTFRDSYKNRRCLVLADGFYEWRENEKKNDKTPFRFILKGGEPFAFAGLWDKWRKPDGSTLLSFAIITTEPNELIRPIHNRMPVILHQEHEELWLDPSFNDTKELSSVLTPYPSDQMDFYEVSTVVNSPKNDKPVCIEPKNPL; from the coding sequence AAACTCATAATCTAGAAATCATGAAAAAGCGATTTGGATTCGATTCAAACGGAATCACGCTTGTTCCAAGATACAATATTGGCCCCGACCAGGTAGCACCCGTAGTCATGATAGAAGGTAGGAAGGTTCTTCAGATGATGCGGTGGGGGCTGGTTCCACGCTGGGCAAAAAAAGAGCCCGATAAATTGCAAATAAACGCAAGAGCAGAAACGCTGGCCGAAAAGCCCACTTTCCGGGATTCCTACAAGAATAGACGCTGCCTGGTTTTAGCCGATGGATTCTATGAGTGGCGAGAAAACGAAAAGAAGAATGATAAGACTCCATTCCGTTTCATATTGAAGGGCGGAGAGCCCTTCGCCTTCGCCGGCTTATGGGACAAATGGAGAAAGCCAGACGGAAGCACACTTCTATCCTTCGCCATTATTACCACAGAACCCAACGAATTGATTCGCCCTATCCATAACCGGATGCCGGTTATTCTTCACCAAGAACACGAAGAACTGTGGCTTGACCCTAGTTTTAATGATACCAAAGAGTTATCATCGGTTCTAACACCATACCCATCCGACCAGATGGATTTTTATGAGGTCTCTACCGTGGTTAACTCTCCCAAAAACGATAAACCAGTATGCATAGAGCCGAAAAATCCCCTCTAA